One Brassica napus cultivar Da-Ae chromosome C4, Da-Ae, whole genome shotgun sequence genomic region harbors:
- the LOC106383641 gene encoding ankyrin repeat-containing protein At5g02620-like, translating to HSASRNGHVKVVKALLASEPAIALRMDKKGQTALHMAAKGTNVEVVEELIKADRSSINIADTKGNTALHIAARKGRSHIVKLLLDNNITDTKAVNRTGETALDTVEKVGNPEVALILQKHGVPSAKTIKPSGATNPARELKQTVSNIKHEVHNQLEHTRQTRRRVQGIAKVLNKMHTEGLNNAINSTTVVAVLIATVAFAAIFTVPGQYVEDTGNLPDGHSLGEANIASTTPFIIFFIFDSIALFISLAVVVDQTSVVVIESKAKKQMMAVINKLMWLACVLMRSHLRFEEDLNLSKMVLMLKVLMLTYIFGW from the coding sequence CACTCTGCGTCAAGAAACGGGCACGTGAAGGTCGTCAAGGCTCTATTAGCATCAGAGCCAGCTATCGCATTAAGGATGGACAAGAAAGGCCAAACGGCGCTTCACATGGCAGCCAAAGGAACAAACGTGGAGGTCGTAGAGGAGCTTATCAAAGCGGATAGATCCTCTATCAATATAGCAGACACAAAGGGAAACACTGCGCTGCACATCGCAGCTAGAAAAGGCAGATCACATATCGTCAAATTGCTGCTAGACAACAACATAACAGACACAAAAGCTGTTAACAGAACAGGCGAAACGGCGCTCGACACAGTGGAGAAGGTTGGGAATCCAGAGGTGGCTCTCATCTTGCAGAAGCACGGCGTCCCCAGCGCCAAGACCATTAAGCCCTCAGGGGCTACTAACCCTGCTCGTGAGCTGAAACAGACGGTGAGCAATATCAAGCATGAGGTTCATAATCAGCTTGAGCATACGCGCCAGACCAGAAGACGCGTTCAAGGAATCGCAAAAGTGCTCAACAAAATGCACACGGAAGGTCTCAACAACGCGATCAACTCAACCACTGTCGTCGCCGTGCTGATAGCTACCGTGGCGTTCGCAGCTATCTTCACTGTCCCGGGTCAGTACGTAGAAGACACAGGCAACCTTCCAGATGGACATTCATTAGGAGAAGCCAACATTGCATCAACGACACCGTTCATAATATTCTTCATCTTTGACTCCATCGcactcttcatctccttggcAGTTGTGGTGGATCAGACGTCGGTGGTGGTGATAGAGAGCAAGGCCAAGAAACAGATGATGGCTGTGATAAACAAACTCATGTGGCTCGCATGCGTTCTCATGCGTTCTCATCTCCGTTTTGAGGAGGATCTCAATTTGTCTAAAATGGTTTTGATGTTAAAGGTTTTGatgttaacatatatttttggttgGTAA
- the LOC106391942 gene encoding uncharacterized protein LOC106391942: protein MAEMVNLQHQALNAKHAQPAAVPTTSHPDFLKIVMLMKNLGTAHYRGGTDPFEANSWLHNLEGNFRATRCPDEFKKDVAVYYWEKDAMSWWLCVYRYIGDVTTTWPEFRQAFQRKYFPLEARDRLEDQFMALVQGDNSVRRYESEFTRHRQYVHYGQEDEPMIIRKFFRGFSPDIMSHIEAVEFGRFSDLVERAMNVEEAIITERASWSHSVEIGRQATQSQRPSPSMMNRGHRGRVVRGGHSGGHCQWLWSEGPYC from the coding sequence ATGGCGGAGATGGTGAACTTACAACATCAAGCTCTAAATGCAAAGCATGCACAGCCAGCTGCGGTACCTACCACTTCACATCCAGACTTTTTGAAGATCGTTATGCTCATGAAGAACTTGGGTACTGCACACTACCGAGGAGGGACTGATCCGTTCGAGGCGAATTCTTGGCTACACAACCTTGAGGGAAACTTTCGTGCAACTCGCTGTCCGGATGAGTTCAAGAAAGATGTGGCTGTGTACTACTGGGAGAAGGATGCAATGAGCTGGTGGCTCTGTGTATATCGCTACATAGGTGATGTGACGACAACTTGGCCAGAGTTCCGTCAAGCATTTCAGCGGAAGTATTTCCCACTAGAGGCTAGAGATCGTCTTGAGGATCAGTTCATGGCGTTGGTACAAGGAGATAATTCTGTTAGGAGGTATGAGTCGGAGTTCACTCGCCACAGGCAATATGTTCACTACGGTCAGGAAGACGAGCCTATGATCATCAGGAAGTTCTTTCGGGGATTTAGTCCAGACATTATGAGCCATATTGAAGCTGTTGAGTTTGGTAGATTTTCTGACTTGGTGGAGCGAGCAATGAATGTAGAGGAAGCTATCATCACCGAGAGGGCATCATGGAGTCATTCCGTAGAAATAGGACGTCAAGCTACTCAGAGTCAGCGCCCGTCTCCTTCCATGATGAATCGAGGACATAGAGGCAGAGTAGTTCGTGGAGGACATTCAGGAGGACACTGTCAATGGTTGTGGTCTGAGGGGCCATATTGCTAG